One region of Drosophila teissieri strain GT53w chromosome 2L, Prin_Dtei_1.1, whole genome shotgun sequence genomic DNA includes:
- the LOC122626183 gene encoding arylalkylamine N-acetyltransferase-like 2: protein MSAISIRAMRMEDFDEVEAFLAEHFFKQEPLMLIPQEDAKQREVIPAEAELHRSLIPQDLSLVAVDGERIVGVVLAGELLPEDLEREYQEAEHKEVACLLDKIHKFLARIERQANIFEHYGVERALYLYMLGVDTSVRRQRVGTRLVEATIELGRQRGYPVVTSTCTNMNSRRLMTALHMECVLSKDYADYKDEHGEIVLRASEPHTSASVVAIRL from the coding sequence ATGTCAGCGATCAGCATACGCGCCATGCGAATGGAGGACTTCGACGAGGTCGAGGCCTTTCTCGCGGAGCACTTCTTCAAGCAGGAGCCACTGATGCTGATCCCCCAGGAGGATGCCAAGCAGCGCGAGGTGATTCCCGCCGAGGCCGAGCTGCACCGCTCGCTCATTCCCCAGGATCTCTCCCTGGTGGCCGTCGACGGGGAGCGCATTGTGGGCGTCGTGCTGGCCGGCGAACTGCTGCCCGAGGATCTGGAGCGGGAGTACCAGGAGGCTGAGCACAAGGAGGTGGCGTGCCTGCTGGACAAGATACACAAGTTTCTGGCCCGGATCGAGCGGCAGGCCAACATCTTCGAGCACTACGGCGTGGAGCGGGCCCTCTATCTCTACATGCTCGGCGTGGACACCTCCGTGCGGCGCCAGCGAGTGGGCACCCGCCTGGTGGAGGCCACCATTGAGCTGGGTCGCCAGCGGGGATACCCCGTTGTGACGTCGACCTGCACCAACATGAACTCGCGGCGCCTCATGACCGCCCTGCACATGGAGTGCGTGCTCTCCAAGGATTACGCGGACTACAAGGACGAGCACGGCGAGATCGTCCTGCGGGCATCCGAGCCCCACACCTCCGCCAGTGTCGTGGCCATACGACTGTAG